Proteins encoded within one genomic window of Granulicella pectinivorans:
- a CDS encoding glutamine amidotransferase: MKILIAGESWTVHSIHQKGFDSFTTTEYAEGIDALRRALEAHGHTVVYQPAHVAARSFPMTAEELGEYDCVMLSDIGANTLLLHPETFSKSKALPNRLEAIREYVVAGGGLVMIGGYMTFQGIEGKARYQGSPVEDVLPVKMRAGDDRVEAPQGLAPRAEMDTHAMLAGVTGAWPHLLGLNAVEAAPEAETVASAGGYPLLVAGRFGKGRGVAFTSDCAPHWAPPEFVAWEHYGRLWNQIAGWAAGAA, translated from the coding sequence ATGAAGATTTTGATCGCGGGCGAGTCGTGGACGGTACACAGCATTCATCAGAAGGGCTTCGACAGTTTTACAACGACGGAGTATGCGGAGGGAATCGACGCGCTACGGCGTGCGCTCGAGGCGCATGGGCACACGGTCGTCTACCAGCCGGCGCACGTGGCGGCGCGGAGCTTTCCAATGACTGCAGAGGAGCTGGGCGAGTACGATTGCGTGATGCTGAGCGATATCGGGGCCAATACGCTGCTGTTGCATCCGGAGACGTTTTCGAAGTCGAAGGCGCTGCCGAACCGGCTGGAGGCGATCCGCGAGTATGTTGTCGCGGGCGGCGGCCTGGTCATGATTGGCGGGTATATGACCTTCCAGGGGATCGAAGGCAAGGCGCGTTACCAGGGCTCTCCCGTGGAAGATGTGCTACCGGTGAAGATGAGGGCGGGGGACGATCGTGTGGAAGCTCCGCAGGGGCTTGCTCCGCGTGCGGAGATGGACACGCACGCCATGCTGGCAGGGGTAACCGGCGCATGGCCACACCTGCTTGGGCTGAACGCGGTGGAGGCCGCTCCTGAAGCGGAGACGGTCGCGTCTGCGGGTGGGTATCCACTGCTTGTAGCGGGGCGCTTTGGCAAAGGGCGCGGCGTGGCGTTCACATCGGACTGTGCGCCTCATTGGGCTCCACCCGAGTTTGTGGCCTGGGAGCACTATGGGCGGCTTTGGAACCAGATTGCCGGATGGGCTGCTGGAGCGGCGTGA
- a CDS encoding PfkB family carbohydrate kinase: MSILVVGSVAFDTLETPSGKAEKILGGAATYFSLAASFFTDVRVIGVVGEDFTVEHEAVMTKRGVDTTGIEHAPGLTFHWTGSYSGNLAEAKTLGTDLNVFATFSPKIPAAYADSDYLFLANIDPVLQAEVRKAMPGVKMVCGDTMNYWIADHTENLKLVLKELDVLLINDGEARMLSGETNGFKAAEKVMKLGPKSVVVKHGEYGATGYFSDRAFPPIAGTPGKTPAPFRAPAMPLAEVVDPTGAGDSFAGGFYGYLASQPVFSPEGFRTAMFYGGVMGSFTCEQFGTKRLETLTKEEIDARFELFREISHLS; this comes from the coding sequence ATGTCGATTCTCGTTGTTGGTTCGGTGGCGTTCGATACATTAGAGACGCCTTCGGGCAAGGCTGAAAAGATTCTTGGCGGTGCTGCGACGTACTTCTCACTCGCCGCGAGCTTCTTTACCGATGTACGCGTCATTGGCGTGGTCGGTGAGGACTTTACCGTCGAGCACGAAGCCGTGATGACGAAGCGTGGCGTCGATACGACCGGCATCGAGCATGCGCCGGGACTTACCTTTCACTGGACAGGCTCTTACTCGGGCAATCTGGCCGAGGCCAAGACGCTGGGTACGGACCTGAACGTGTTCGCTACGTTCTCGCCAAAGATCCCCGCAGCGTATGCGGATTCGGACTACCTGTTCCTCGCGAATATCGACCCGGTGCTGCAGGCCGAGGTACGCAAGGCCATGCCAGGGGTGAAGATGGTGTGCGGCGACACGATGAACTACTGGATCGCCGACCATACGGAGAACCTGAAGTTGGTGCTGAAGGAGCTCGACGTCCTGCTGATCAACGACGGCGAGGCACGGATGTTGTCGGGTGAGACAAACGGCTTCAAGGCGGCGGAGAAGGTGATGAAGCTGGGGCCGAAGTCGGTGGTCGTCAAGCACGGCGAGTATGGCGCAACGGGATACTTCTCGGACCGGGCGTTTCCGCCGATTGCAGGCACTCCAGGTAAGACTCCCGCTCCATTCCGGGCACCTGCGATGCCTCTGGCTGAGGTCGTGGACCCTACGGGAGCTGGTGACTCATTTGCCGGTGGATTCTATGGATACCTGGCTTCGCAGCCGGTGTTCTCGCCCGAGGGGTTTCGGACGGCAATGTTCTATGGCGGCGTCATGGGATCGTTCACGTGCGAGCAGTTCGGCACGAAACGGTTGGAGACGCTGACGAAGGAAGAGATCGACGCGCGGTTCGAGCTCTTCCGCGAGATCTCTCACCTGTCCTAA
- the mtnP gene encoding S-methyl-5'-thioadenosine phosphorylase: MHTAEIGIIGGSGLYSMPGLTGIEEVAIETPFGAPSDPLVLGTLEGRKVAFLARHGKGHRILPSELNFKANIYALKSLGVTSILSVSAVGSLKEEHKPTDFVIPDQFIDRTFARSATFFGDGIVGHVGFGDPVCPLVVDTFVKACEEVGVVGKKGGTYICMEGPQFSTRAESNLYRSWGADVIGMTNLQEAKLAREAEISYATLAMVTDYDCWREGHDDVTVDQVIAVMHQNSENAQKVVKAAIRLLPTDLSASPAQTAAKFAIMTDRSVIPEAAKAKLKVLFGKYL; the protein is encoded by the coding sequence GTGCATACGGCAGAGATTGGAATCATCGGAGGCAGCGGGCTTTACTCGATGCCTGGGCTTACCGGCATTGAAGAAGTTGCCATTGAGACACCGTTTGGAGCACCGAGCGACCCGCTGGTGTTGGGCACCCTCGAAGGGCGCAAAGTTGCGTTTCTGGCGCGGCACGGCAAGGGACACCGCATTCTGCCGTCGGAGCTGAACTTCAAAGCGAACATCTACGCGCTGAAGTCACTGGGCGTGACGAGCATTCTTTCGGTGTCGGCCGTTGGGTCGCTGAAGGAGGAGCATAAGCCGACGGATTTTGTCATTCCCGACCAGTTCATCGACCGCACGTTCGCAAGGAGCGCTACGTTCTTTGGGGACGGCATCGTGGGGCATGTTGGGTTTGGTGATCCGGTGTGTCCGCTGGTCGTCGATACGTTTGTGAAGGCGTGCGAAGAGGTGGGGGTCGTCGGTAAGAAGGGCGGCACTTACATCTGCATGGAAGGGCCGCAGTTTTCGACGCGCGCCGAGTCGAACCTGTACCGGAGTTGGGGTGCGGATGTGATCGGCATGACGAATTTGCAGGAGGCAAAGCTGGCTCGCGAGGCCGAGATCAGCTATGCGACGCTGGCGATGGTGACCGACTACGACTGCTGGCGCGAAGGGCATGATGATGTCACGGTCGATCAGGTGATCGCGGTGATGCATCAGAACTCGGAGAACGCGCAGAAGGTGGTGAAGGCGGCGATTCGTCTGCTGCCTACGGACCTGAGCGCTAGCCCTGCGCAGACCGCCGCAAAGTTCGCGATTATGACGGACCGCAGTGTGATTCCGGAGGCCGCGAAGGCCAAGCTGAAGGTGCTGTTCGGGAAGTATCTGTAA
- a CDS encoding ArnT family glycosyltransferase, with product MARPKSSTSKPASYRSSRYKPDPFPNLIRPATREETMPVALAATVLAFVALLVCVSKGYLLLYGDAVAHLGIARRIIDTRNPGLEQFGGVWLPLPHLVMLPFVQRIDWWQNGLAGAFPSMLFYMLGVVGFYRLCRRLLVPRWAFAATCFYALNPNLLYLATTAMTEPLFLALLIWMTLLTLETVAAIRAKQAKLGGKLIVIGLLILAAVYTRYDGWILGAVVWLILTWQLSRDRDLLRRNMGAFALFTLITIFGPISWLVFNAHYFHDPLDFMRGPYSAYAIDLRTKAPGAQHHRGWHNPGWSLLFYTRTAQVDSTAWEFGFVTMTAALAGLVLVVRRAAAFMREAAMVTRDGALHGLLGESQPYGREVLMTLLLWLPLPFYMYSISWGSVPIFIPNLWPHAYYNSRYGMELLPALALFSVFALAALEARLTATKPLVARLLQPITLALVAVSAVVMTYKVPLVLAEALNNSKTRIPFEESIARELGTFQAGVPILMYESDHVGALQMAKIPLKQTINETDYDSFHAALASPAQHAAYVVAIGDDQVAKAVAEHPENLNELVVLCTYGQSCARVYQSEIYKPQ from the coding sequence ATGGCCCGTCCAAAGTCCTCCACCTCCAAGCCCGCGTCGTACCGCAGCAGTCGCTATAAGCCCGATCCCTTTCCAAACCTGATCCGTCCAGCAACGCGCGAGGAGACGATGCCGGTGGCGCTGGCCGCGACCGTGCTGGCCTTCGTGGCTCTGCTGGTATGTGTGAGCAAAGGCTATCTGTTGTTGTATGGTGATGCCGTTGCGCATCTTGGCATTGCTCGCCGGATCATCGACACGCGCAACCCGGGGCTGGAGCAGTTTGGCGGCGTTTGGCTTCCGCTGCCGCACCTCGTAATGCTGCCCTTCGTGCAGAGAATCGACTGGTGGCAGAATGGCCTGGCGGGCGCATTTCCGTCGATGCTGTTCTACATGCTGGGCGTGGTGGGTTTCTACCGGTTGTGCCGGCGCTTGCTGGTGCCACGTTGGGCGTTTGCGGCGACGTGCTTCTATGCGCTGAATCCGAACCTGCTGTATCTGGCGACGACGGCGATGACCGAGCCGCTGTTTCTGGCGTTGCTTATCTGGATGACGCTGCTGACGCTCGAGACCGTGGCGGCCATTCGCGCCAAGCAGGCGAAGCTCGGCGGAAAGCTCATCGTGATTGGCCTGCTGATTTTGGCGGCGGTCTATACGCGCTACGACGGATGGATCCTGGGCGCGGTTGTATGGCTGATTCTGACATGGCAACTGAGTCGCGACCGCGACCTGCTGCGGCGCAACATGGGCGCGTTCGCGCTGTTCACGCTGATCACCATATTCGGGCCGATCTCGTGGCTGGTCTTCAACGCCCACTACTTTCACGATCCGCTGGACTTCATGCGCGGGCCTTACTCGGCCTATGCTATCGATCTGAGGACCAAGGCTCCGGGCGCGCAGCATCATCGTGGATGGCACAATCCCGGATGGAGTCTGCTGTTCTACACCCGCACCGCGCAGGTGGATTCGACGGCGTGGGAGTTCGGGTTTGTCACGATGACTGCTGCTCTTGCCGGACTAGTGCTGGTGGTGCGGCGGGCTGCGGCGTTCATGCGCGAGGCGGCGATGGTGACGCGCGATGGGGCGTTGCATGGATTGCTGGGCGAGAGCCAGCCGTACGGGCGTGAGGTGCTGATGACGCTCCTGTTGTGGCTGCCTCTGCCGTTTTACATGTATTCCATCTCGTGGGGATCGGTGCCGATTTTTATCCCGAACCTGTGGCCGCATGCGTACTACAATTCGCGCTACGGGATGGAGCTTCTGCCCGCGCTCGCATTGTTTTCCGTGTTTGCGCTAGCTGCGCTTGAGGCTCGACTGACGGCGACGAAGCCGCTTGTTGCTCGTCTGCTGCAGCCGATTACGCTGGCTCTTGTTGCGGTGAGTGCGGTGGTTATGACGTATAAGGTTCCGCTGGTACTCGCAGAGGCGCTGAACAACTCGAAGACGCGCATACCGTTCGAGGAGTCCATCGCGCGTGAGCTGGGCACATTCCAGGCCGGCGTGCCGATCCTGATGTATGAGTCGGATCATGTGGGCGCGCTGCAGATGGCGAAGATTCCGCTGAAGCAGACGATCAATGAGACCGACTACGACAGCTTCCACGCGGCGCTCGCGTCTCCGGCGCAGCATGCGGCGTATGTGGTCGCGATCGGGGATGACCAGGTGGCGAAGGCCGTGGCGGAGCATCCGGAGAACCTGAACGAACTGGTTGTTCTGTGCACGTATGGACAGTCGTGTGCGCGCGTTTACCAGTCGGAGATTTACAAGCCTCAGTAA
- a CDS encoding adenine deaminase, with translation MKAFIQQALPDDLILTAASDVAIRQHLTLVALGKRPADLAIRVGRLLAVHSRTWLDDQEIVISGRRIAWVGPAGTYRGEVRGRVEYPHLSAVPGFGEVHKHIESTYLTPEYEAALVIRHGNTWTCEASHEFANVNGAKNAEFWRKAREAGSPLKIFLQPGSAVPPTAYESSGGHYGYEEQSRFLREDITATGLDEVMDWPAVWDPANPSYQRIWGMIEATIEQRGVVEGHGSGLRERHEIAGFAAAGLSSDHEVWEAQEVLDKLACGLFVEMRYFCFTKVLPTLIEQLKDWSNVAFTTDDRSASDTLRLGATDHNARAAMALGLAPEIAIQCVTLHPARHMRIDAWVGSIAPGRFADIVLLDDVSTLHIAAVYADGKLAAEAGKYVGPLPKIAWPGWATDTIRIDRSMTADDFRIAAAPGRETMQAVVIRPFHWNADFMTYELPVADGAVLRDTSRGITKFAIVDRYHGDAKTASMFWLGCGPKTERVAVACSVAHDSHNIWAVGSCDEAMAMAVNHLRETGGGYALVRDGVVVANVSFEIGGLMTARPAEVLDAEMQAFYEVANEIEWMYEPSAESLWQPGFPEFLKFATLTCSPWRWVLVAPCELAPQGFVNVQTGETHPVVW, from the coding sequence ATGAAAGCTTTCATTCAGCAGGCACTTCCTGACGATTTGATCCTGACCGCAGCCTCCGATGTGGCGATTCGGCAGCACCTGACATTGGTCGCGCTGGGCAAACGTCCGGCGGATCTGGCGATTCGCGTGGGACGTCTGCTGGCTGTCCATTCGCGGACCTGGCTTGACGATCAGGAGATTGTCATCAGCGGACGTCGCATCGCGTGGGTCGGACCGGCAGGGACATATCGGGGTGAGGTGCGTGGGCGTGTCGAGTACCCGCATCTGAGCGCTGTGCCTGGGTTTGGGGAGGTACACAAGCACATTGAGAGCACGTACCTGACGCCCGAGTATGAAGCCGCTCTTGTGATTCGGCACGGCAACACGTGGACGTGCGAGGCAAGCCACGAGTTCGCGAATGTGAACGGCGCGAAGAACGCGGAGTTCTGGAGGAAGGCGCGCGAGGCGGGATCGCCGCTGAAGATCTTTCTGCAGCCGGGTTCGGCGGTGCCTCCGACGGCGTATGAGTCGAGCGGCGGGCACTACGGTTACGAGGAGCAGAGCCGCTTTCTGCGTGAGGACATTACTGCGACGGGGCTCGATGAGGTGATGGACTGGCCTGCGGTGTGGGATCCAGCGAACCCCTCGTATCAGCGCATCTGGGGGATGATTGAGGCGACGATCGAGCAGCGCGGTGTGGTCGAGGGGCATGGTTCCGGCCTGCGGGAGAGGCATGAGATCGCGGGGTTTGCGGCGGCGGGTCTGAGTTCGGACCATGAAGTGTGGGAGGCGCAGGAGGTGCTCGACAAGCTTGCCTGCGGGCTGTTTGTCGAGATGCGGTACTTCTGTTTCACGAAGGTTCTGCCAACGTTGATCGAGCAGTTGAAGGACTGGTCGAACGTAGCCTTCACCACGGACGACCGCAGTGCATCGGACACGTTGAGGCTTGGGGCGACGGATCACAATGCGCGGGCTGCGATGGCGCTCGGTCTGGCTCCAGAGATCGCCATTCAGTGCGTGACGCTGCATCCGGCCCGGCATATGCGGATCGATGCATGGGTGGGAAGCATTGCGCCGGGACGGTTTGCGGATATCGTGCTTCTCGACGATGTGAGCACGTTGCACATCGCTGCGGTGTACGCGGATGGCAAGCTCGCTGCCGAGGCGGGAAAGTATGTTGGGCCGCTGCCGAAGATCGCGTGGCCGGGGTGGGCGACGGATACGATTCGCATCGACCGCTCCATGACCGCGGATGACTTTCGTATCGCCGCTGCACCGGGGCGCGAGACGATGCAGGCTGTGGTGATTCGGCCCTTCCACTGGAATGCGGACTTCATGACGTATGAGCTTCCGGTGGCGGATGGCGCGGTCCTGCGCGATACCTCGCGTGGCATTACGAAGTTCGCGATCGTCGACCGTTACCATGGCGACGCGAAGACAGCCTCGATGTTCTGGCTGGGCTGCGGGCCGAAGACGGAGCGTGTTGCCGTTGCGTGCTCGGTGGCACATGATTCACACAACATTTGGGCTGTCGGGTCGTGTGATGAGGCGATGGCGATGGCGGTGAATCATCTGCGCGAGACGGGCGGAGGTTACGCCCTTGTGCGTGACGGCGTCGTCGTGGCGAACGTCAGTTTCGAGATCGGAGGCTTGATGACGGCGCGGCCTGCCGAAGTGCTCGACGCGGAGATGCAGGCGTTCTACGAGGTCGCGAATGAGATCGAATGGATGTACGAGCCGAGCGCGGAGAGCCTCTGGCAGCCGGGGTTTCCGGAGTTCCTGAAGTTCGCGACGTTGACGTGCAGCCCGTGGAGATGGGTGCTGGTAGCGCCGTGCGAACTCGCTCCCCAGGGATTCGTCAATGTGCAGACGGGCGAGACGCACCCGGTCGTCTGGTAA
- a CDS encoding MBL fold metallo-hydrolase yields the protein MSAKPATLTFLGSGTSMGVPTLGCGCAVCNSSDPHNRRTRPSVMIAYDGHIVLIDTGPDFHAQALREGITRLDAVLYTHSHADHILGMDDLRPLSFKNPEFLPLYADNPTADAIERVFDYTFRTTNRYPTSARVKLHRIDEKPGAPTPLFGACFRRIPVTHGRQEITGYRFGSAAYLTDMSTLTETAMGLLQGLDVLILDALRREPHPSHSHLANSIAIVEKLKPKRAFFTHIGHDLDHAVTEAELPSGVHMAYDGLKIDFDITDLEGCA from the coding sequence TTGTCCGCTAAGCCTGCCACACTGACGTTCCTCGGCAGCGGCACGTCCATGGGCGTGCCGACGCTGGGCTGCGGCTGTGCAGTCTGCAACTCTTCAGACCCGCACAACCGCCGCACCCGCCCATCGGTCATGATCGCGTACGACGGCCACATCGTCTTGATCGACACCGGCCCGGACTTCCATGCACAGGCTCTTCGCGAAGGAATTACCCGGCTGGACGCCGTTCTCTACACGCACTCCCATGCCGACCACATACTCGGAATGGACGATCTGCGTCCCCTCAGCTTCAAAAACCCCGAATTCCTCCCCCTCTACGCCGACAACCCCACCGCCGACGCCATCGAGCGCGTCTTCGACTATACCTTCCGTACCACCAACCGCTACCCCACCAGCGCCCGCGTCAAGCTCCACCGCATCGACGAGAAACCCGGTGCCCCCACACCTCTCTTCGGTGCCTGTTTCCGCCGTATCCCCGTCACCCACGGCCGCCAGGAAATCACCGGCTACCGCTTCGGCTCCGCGGCCTACCTTACCGACATGAGCACCCTGACCGAAACCGCCATGGGCCTCCTCCAGGGCCTCGACGTCCTCATCCTCGACGCACTCCGGCGCGAGCCTCACCCCAGCCACTCGCATCTCGCCAACTCCATCGCCATCGTCGAAAAGCTGAAGCCCAAACGCGCCTTCTTCACCCACATCGGTCACGACCTGGACCACGCCGTGACCGAAGCCGAGCTTCCCTCCGGCGTGCACATGGCCTACGACGGCCTCAAGATCGACTTCGACATCACCGACCTCGAGGGCTGCGCGTGA
- a CDS encoding LacI family DNA-binding transcriptional regulator, with translation MANMKEIARLSRVSLGTVSNVLSGLPTVSEPLRLRVMAAVESLGYQPNQLARGLRRDKTNIIGMIISDVSNPFFPAVVKGAEDTAFNNGYRLFLCNSDNNFAKEETYLRELQTYLPSGLIIMTSDIKGSTKLAEAYRAAGSHVVYVDRLPHQWDGDTVTSMNEQGSYDATKYLLSLGHKRLAMISGPSLLTNSGERVAGFRHALEEAKIKLPAKYIQEGDFNKQSGYEKACFLLQMDPRPTAIFAANDLLAFGAMNAIRDMGLRCPEDISVIGFDNLDLAEVVTPPLTSVEQSGYNLGAVAAQLIADRIRGDGSPRRAHVLPTTLKLRASVAKVPKEKATRKITK, from the coding sequence ATGGCAAACATGAAAGAGATCGCCCGTCTCTCCAGGGTCTCTCTCGGCACCGTATCCAACGTCCTCAGCGGCCTCCCAACCGTCAGCGAACCCCTTCGGCTGCGCGTCATGGCCGCCGTTGAGTCGCTGGGCTACCAGCCCAACCAGCTCGCCCGCGGACTGCGACGCGACAAGACCAACATCATCGGGATGATCATCTCCGATGTTTCGAACCCCTTCTTCCCTGCCGTCGTCAAAGGCGCCGAAGACACCGCGTTCAACAACGGCTATCGCCTGTTTCTTTGCAACTCCGACAACAACTTCGCCAAGGAAGAAACGTATCTTCGCGAGTTACAAACGTATCTGCCCTCCGGACTCATCATCATGACGTCCGATATCAAGGGGTCAACCAAACTCGCCGAGGCCTATCGTGCAGCGGGATCCCATGTCGTGTACGTCGACCGCCTTCCGCATCAGTGGGACGGCGACACCGTCACCAGCATGAACGAGCAGGGTTCCTACGACGCAACGAAGTACCTGCTCTCTCTCGGCCACAAACGTCTCGCCATGATCAGCGGACCTTCGCTCCTCACCAACTCCGGCGAGCGAGTCGCCGGCTTTCGGCACGCCCTCGAAGAGGCGAAGATCAAGCTGCCTGCGAAGTACATCCAGGAAGGCGACTTCAACAAGCAAAGCGGCTACGAGAAGGCCTGCTTCCTGCTCCAGATGGACCCGCGCCCGACCGCGATCTTCGCCGCAAACGACCTATTAGCCTTCGGAGCGATGAACGCGATCCGCGACATGGGATTGCGGTGCCCGGAGGATATATCGGTGATCGGCTTCGACAACCTCGACCTCGCCGAAGTGGTCACGCCTCCCCTGACATCCGTCGAACAGTCTGGCTACAACCTCGGCGCCGTCGCCGCGCAGTTGATCGCGGACCGCATCCGTGGCGACGGGAGTCCCCGCCGCGCGCACGTGCTGCCCACAACGCTGAAGCTACGGGCGTCCGTCGCGAAAGTTCCCAAAGAAAAAGCAACCAGAAAAATCACAAAATGA
- the ribF gene encoding bifunctional riboflavin kinase/FMN adenylyltransferase, with protein sequence MKIYRGIYELPTGFGPVVATIGNFDGVHRGHRMVIDEVTTRARALGVSSLAITFEPHPVKFLRPGSNFKLITPLKRKLELMAETGIDATLVLPFNAELSHMSARSFAAEILAGAAQAIEVHEGENFRFGFNAEAGIDGLEILGRELHFAVKCYAPRALRGGPVSSSRIRTLIAAGEMNQARALLSRPFAVDSTPAHGRGFGTKYAVPTINLAPYAELLPAHGVYATVLTVAGEPFRAVTNVGNRPTFGEDSFAVESYLLNFHPLDLQPDTPLCLAFYKFLRGEKKWPSPEALKAQIGLDVKRAQRFFSLAGL encoded by the coding sequence GTGAAGATCTACCGCGGCATCTACGAGCTCCCCACCGGCTTCGGCCCCGTCGTCGCAACCATCGGCAACTTCGACGGCGTACACCGTGGCCATCGCATGGTCATCGACGAAGTGACGACGCGCGCCCGCGCTCTCGGCGTCTCTTCCCTTGCCATCACCTTCGAGCCTCATCCGGTCAAGTTCCTCCGGCCCGGATCCAACTTCAAGCTCATCACGCCGCTGAAGCGCAAGCTCGAACTGATGGCCGAGACCGGCATCGACGCCACCCTCGTTCTGCCCTTCAACGCCGAACTCTCCCACATGTCGGCCCGCTCCTTCGCCGCTGAGATCCTCGCCGGAGCAGCACAAGCCATTGAGGTCCACGAGGGGGAGAATTTCCGCTTCGGCTTCAACGCCGAGGCAGGCATCGACGGCCTCGAAATCCTCGGACGCGAACTGCACTTCGCCGTAAAGTGCTACGCACCGAGAGCCCTTCGCGGCGGTCCCGTCTCTTCCAGCCGCATCCGCACCCTGATCGCGGCCGGCGAGATGAACCAGGCCCGCGCTCTCCTGAGCCGCCCCTTTGCCGTCGATTCCACCCCAGCCCACGGACGCGGCTTCGGCACCAAATACGCCGTGCCCACAATCAACCTGGCCCCCTACGCCGAACTGCTCCCCGCTCATGGCGTCTACGCGACCGTCCTCACCGTGGCGGGAGAGCCCTTCCGCGCTGTCACCAACGTGGGGAACCGTCCCACCTTCGGCGAGGACTCCTTTGCCGTCGAAAGCTACCTCTTGAACTTTCACCCGTTGGACCTGCAGCCAGACACACCCCTGTGCCTGGCGTTCTACAAGTTCCTACGCGGCGAAAAGAAGTGGCCCAGCCCCGAAGCGCTCAAGGCGCAAATCGGCCTGGACGTAAAACGCGCCCAACGCTTCTTCTCCCTCGCTGGCCTCTAA
- a CDS encoding YgfZ/GcvT domain-containing protein codes for MNLSHEVRYLLEAAGVWSLDDLGWIRITGEDRVRWLNGMVTNSIQDLKPGHGNYSFALNAQGRIQGDLNTYAEADALMLETARTQVPALMTLLDKFIIMDDVELADVSLGRVGIGLAGPKALKVLEISGHHVPLPGQRLQTLSDGVVIDIIGTYSPLVPRFEIWADELTISRILPLLAAAAQVEDGGPVSAEAVESLRLLEVTPKYGTDIRDKDLPQETNQTRALHFAKGCYLGQEIVERIRSRGAVHRSFQAFRLEGTLPAPGTPLEVDGKVVGELTSTGDVPGHGLIGLGFVRREFVERNAAILYAGGRAAPTASPKAS; via the coding sequence ATGAACCTTTCCCATGAAGTTCGGTACCTGTTGGAGGCCGCTGGCGTCTGGTCCCTCGACGATCTCGGCTGGATCCGCATCACCGGCGAAGACCGTGTTCGCTGGCTCAACGGGATGGTGACCAACTCCATCCAGGACCTCAAGCCCGGTCACGGCAACTATAGCTTCGCGCTCAACGCCCAGGGACGCATCCAGGGTGACCTCAACACCTACGCCGAAGCCGACGCCCTGATGCTCGAAACCGCCCGCACCCAGGTGCCTGCGCTGATGACCCTCCTCGACAAGTTCATCATCATGGACGACGTGGAGCTCGCCGACGTTTCACTTGGACGCGTAGGAATCGGTCTTGCCGGGCCAAAGGCCCTCAAGGTCCTTGAAATCTCCGGTCACCACGTACCGCTTCCCGGCCAGCGCCTTCAGACCCTCTCCGACGGCGTCGTCATTGACATCATCGGCACCTACAGCCCGCTCGTCCCCCGCTTCGAGATCTGGGCCGACGAGCTGACCATCTCCCGTATCCTCCCCCTGCTTGCCGCCGCGGCCCAGGTTGAGGACGGAGGCCCCGTCTCGGCGGAGGCCGTCGAATCCCTCCGGCTCCTCGAAGTCACGCCGAAATACGGCACCGATATTCGCGACAAGGACCTACCACAGGAGACCAACCAGACCCGCGCCCTGCACTTCGCCAAGGGCTGCTACCTTGGCCAGGAGATCGTCGAGCGCATCCGCTCCCGTGGTGCCGTTCATCGCAGTTTTCAAGCCTTCCGCCTCGAAGGCACCCTACCCGCCCCCGGCACGCCGCTCGAAGTGGACGGTAAAGTCGTCGGCGAACTCACCAGCACCGGCGACGTCCCGGGCCACGGCCTCATCGGCCTCGGCTTCGTCCGCCGCGAGTTCGTCGAGCGCAACGCCGCTATCCTCTACGCTGGTGGCCGCGCCGCACCCACCGCCTCCCCCAAAGCATCTTAA
- a CDS encoding DUF1844 domain-containing protein, protein MADQPKPFVVTDRRRHTMDGELRPDADPSPEKPSRAIEQVPEPVAVAAPESEEPTLNAQDEEQELPQGPDAEQMEHARLAYTQTAERLSIAIRSANPGMDHPPAMSFDGVIQSVYMSAIMQLGGGTPEGQQPQVDLMGAQQSIEMLDVLKTKSEGNRTEAETALIERATFELQVAFLEITQALARSAAAKQQQAQQPGAPFGAPTPGGRPSIVR, encoded by the coding sequence ATGGCCGATCAGCCCAAGCCCTTCGTCGTCACCGACCGCCGCCGCCACACCATGGACGGCGAACTCCGCCCCGACGCCGACCCCTCCCCCGAAAAACCCTCGCGCGCCATCGAGCAGGTCCCCGAACCAGTGGCCGTCGCCGCACCTGAGTCCGAAGAGCCCACGCTTAATGCTCAGGACGAGGAGCAGGAGCTCCCTCAGGGCCCCGATGCCGAGCAGATGGAGCACGCCCGCCTGGCCTACACCCAGACAGCCGAGCGCCTCTCCATCGCCATCCGATCCGCGAACCCCGGCATGGACCACCCGCCCGCCATGAGCTTCGACGGCGTCATCCAGTCCGTCTACATGTCCGCCATCATGCAGCTTGGTGGAGGCACCCCCGAGGGCCAGCAGCCACAGGTCGACCTCATGGGAGCCCAGCAGTCCATCGAGATGCTCGACGTTCTCAAGACCAAATCCGAGGGCAACCGCACCGAGGCCGAAACTGCTCTCATCGAACGCGCTACTTTCGAGCTTCAGGTCGCCTTCCTCGAGATCACCCAGGCCCTCGCCCGCTCCGCAGCCGCCAAGCAGCAGCAGGCCCAGCAGCCGGGCGCCCCTTTCGGAGCTCCCACGCCGGGTGGCCGGCCCAGCATTGTCCGCTAA